In Arthrobacter sp. CDRTa11, one DNA window encodes the following:
- a CDS encoding ABC transporter permease gives MSAAAVVERTAVAPHQDPALAGRDDVRPTGRRLGPGARRRLAWLLGPSALLLLWTVSSATGLLDPRILSEPWTVVATAGELIADGRLQENLAVSAQRAGLGLFFGIVVGVVLALVSGLSRAGEAFIDGPVQIKRAIPGLALIPLLILWFGIDETMKVITITLGVFVPIYLQTHAGLRGIDLRYVELAQTVGLSRTGFIRKVVLPGALPGFFLGLRFAVTGAWVSLVVVEQINSTSGIGYMMELARTYGQTNIIVLGLAVYGILGLLSDGIVRFIERKALLWQRTLAG, from the coding sequence ATGAGCGCCGCAGCGGTAGTGGAGCGCACCGCCGTCGCTCCCCACCAGGACCCGGCACTCGCCGGCCGTGACGACGTGCGGCCCACCGGCCGCCGCCTCGGACCCGGAGCACGACGGCGGCTCGCCTGGCTGCTGGGCCCCTCGGCTCTGCTGCTGCTCTGGACGGTCAGTTCGGCAACCGGTCTCCTGGACCCCCGGATCCTTTCCGAACCTTGGACCGTGGTGGCCACGGCAGGGGAGCTGATCGCCGACGGCCGGCTGCAAGAGAACCTCGCCGTTTCCGCGCAGCGCGCCGGGCTGGGGCTGTTCTTCGGCATCGTCGTCGGTGTGGTCCTGGCACTCGTTTCCGGCCTCAGCCGGGCGGGCGAAGCGTTCATTGACGGGCCGGTCCAGATCAAGCGCGCCATTCCCGGGCTGGCCCTGATCCCACTCCTCATCCTCTGGTTCGGGATCGACGAAACCATGAAGGTCATCACCATCACCCTCGGCGTCTTCGTCCCGATCTACCTGCAGACGCACGCGGGCCTGCGCGGCATTGACCTGCGCTACGTCGAACTGGCGCAGACCGTGGGGCTGAGCCGGACCGGTTTCATCCGCAAGGTGGTGCTCCCCGGCGCGCTGCCGGGCTTCTTCCTCGGCCTGCGCTTCGCGGTTACCGGGGCCTGGGTGTCCCTCGTGGTGGTGGAACAGATCAACTCCACCAGCGGCATCGGCTACATGATGGAGCTCGCCCGCACCTACGGCCAGACCAACATCATCGTCCTCGGACTCGCCGTCTACGGCATCCTCGGCCTCCTCTCCGACGGCATCGTCCGCTTCATCGAACGAAAGGCACTGTTATGGCAGCGAACCCTGGCGGGCTGA
- a CDS encoding ABC transporter ATP-binding protein, with the protein MAANPGGLTAVAPSTHAKGPAGARALSAVSAVSVHGLIRGFGPKGVLNGVDLDIAPGEFVALLGPSGCGKSTLLRALAGLDHDVKGSGVINVPDRVSVVFQDSRLLPWDTVLGNVTLGLTDRDADARARGALAEVGLAGREKSWPHELSGGEQQRVALARSLVREPQLLLADEPFGALDALTRIKMHGLLRDLVSAHRPAVLLVTHDVDEAIALADRIVVLDNGRVSTVRTVPPEIGISAAGTATDTAGHEALRRDLLTALGVVVDAN; encoded by the coding sequence ATGGCAGCGAACCCTGGCGGGCTGACCGCCGTCGCACCTTCCACGCATGCCAAAGGGCCTGCTGGAGCGCGCGCGTTATCCGCTGTTTCCGCTGTTTCCGTGCACGGACTGATCCGCGGCTTCGGGCCAAAAGGCGTGCTCAATGGAGTGGACCTGGACATCGCCCCGGGCGAGTTCGTGGCCCTGTTGGGACCCAGCGGCTGCGGCAAGAGCACCCTGTTGCGTGCCCTCGCCGGGCTCGACCACGACGTCAAAGGCAGCGGCGTCATCAACGTCCCGGACCGGGTATCGGTGGTGTTCCAGGACTCCAGGCTCCTGCCCTGGGACACCGTTCTGGGGAACGTGACCCTGGGACTCACGGATCGCGACGCCGATGCCAGGGCACGCGGTGCCCTCGCCGAAGTGGGGCTGGCGGGCCGCGAAAAGTCCTGGCCGCACGAGCTGTCCGGCGGTGAGCAGCAGCGTGTTGCGCTGGCCCGCTCCCTGGTCCGCGAACCCCAGCTGCTGCTGGCCGACGAACCGTTTGGCGCCCTCGACGCCCTGACCCGGATCAAGATGCACGGCCTGCTCCGCGACCTCGTGTCCGCGCACCGGCCCGCCGTCCTGCTGGTCACCCACGACGTGGACGAAGCCATCGCGCTTGCTGACCGGATCGTGGTCCTGGACAACGGCCGTGTGTCCACAGTGCGCACGGTGCCGCCGGAGATCGGAATTTCCGCCGCCGGAACCGCCACGGACACCGCCGGGCACGAAGCACTGCGCCGCGACCTGCTGACGGCCCTCGGCGTCGTCGTCGATGCTAACTAA
- a CDS encoding ABC transporter family substrate-binding protein — protein sequence MPLRRLIQIITGALAAALVVSGCSGTGGTAPVTLGQAKRGGSAVVAEVNALSSFNPFSTNGNTDINSKVGYITHSGFYYVDDSARVVRNEKFGRYEKVSDEPLKVKYTVNEGVKWSDGEAIDAGDLLLAWAAGSGYFDDADPMTGLGTKYFSVASDTSGLATTVFPEMGADGRSITLEYAAPYADWEVAFDVGLPAHVVAAKSGLNDEEDLTELLTDAPRGDREKPVLNTALKAVSDFWNSGFDTTALPDDPAIYLSSGPYIVNDIVPGTSVRLVRNRDYVWGPEPHLDEITIRFTGAVQAAVEALRNGQADVISPQPSAGTEALFSGLESQGATVQRYSQSGYDHLDLNFSGPFAEENVRRAFLKTVPRQAIVDAIVGSLIPDAKPLDSHVFLPSQPKYQDTVKDNGSSEYSKVDIEGAKSLLAGSTPTVRILYNRDNPNRARAFTLIRDSAGLAGFQVVDGGLGNAEWARALGGGGHDAAILGWISTGVGVSRVPQIFRTAAGSNFNGFSDGDADKAMDQLAITTDLAKQDDLMAEIDKQVWESAYGLPLYQTTGTTAFNSRIAGVKSSPGPLGVWWSVWDWHAL from the coding sequence ATGCCTCTCAGGCGCCTGATTCAGATCATCACCGGGGCTCTGGCTGCAGCCTTGGTTGTTTCCGGTTGCTCGGGCACCGGGGGAACGGCTCCAGTCACCCTGGGCCAGGCCAAACGCGGCGGCAGCGCCGTCGTCGCTGAGGTCAACGCCCTTTCGTCCTTTAACCCGTTCAGCACCAACGGAAATACGGACATCAACTCCAAAGTCGGTTACATCACCCATTCAGGGTTCTATTACGTGGACGACTCAGCCCGGGTGGTCCGCAACGAGAAGTTCGGCAGGTACGAGAAGGTTTCGGACGAGCCCCTGAAGGTAAAGTACACCGTCAATGAAGGCGTCAAGTGGTCAGACGGCGAGGCCATCGACGCGGGCGACCTCCTGCTTGCCTGGGCGGCAGGCTCCGGATATTTTGACGACGCAGATCCAATGACCGGCTTAGGCACCAAGTATTTCTCTGTGGCGTCGGATACAAGTGGCCTCGCTACGACTGTTTTTCCAGAGATGGGCGCGGATGGACGTTCCATCACACTGGAGTACGCAGCGCCGTATGCCGACTGGGAAGTTGCGTTCGACGTCGGTCTTCCGGCCCATGTGGTGGCAGCAAAAAGCGGGCTCAACGACGAGGAAGACCTTACTGAGTTGCTCACGGACGCACCCCGCGGCGACAGGGAAAAGCCGGTCCTGAACACCGCGCTTAAGGCGGTCAGCGACTTCTGGAACTCGGGCTTCGATACCACCGCGCTGCCTGATGACCCGGCGATCTACCTCTCCAGCGGGCCCTACATCGTCAACGACATCGTTCCCGGCACCTCCGTCAGGCTTGTCAGGAACCGCGACTACGTCTGGGGACCTGAGCCTCATCTTGACGAAATCACCATCCGCTTTACGGGGGCCGTGCAGGCAGCTGTTGAGGCCCTGCGCAACGGCCAGGCCGATGTCATCTCGCCCCAGCCCTCGGCCGGCACGGAGGCCCTTTTCAGTGGGCTGGAGAGCCAGGGCGCCACTGTGCAGCGGTACAGCCAGTCCGGATACGACCACCTTGACCTGAACTTTTCCGGCCCGTTTGCTGAGGAGAACGTCCGGCGGGCCTTCCTCAAGACGGTGCCGCGGCAGGCCATTGTCGACGCGATCGTCGGTTCACTCATCCCCGACGCAAAGCCCCTGGATTCCCATGTATTCCTGCCGTCGCAGCCCAAATACCAGGACACGGTGAAGGACAACGGCTCATCCGAATACTCCAAGGTCGACATTGAGGGCGCCAAGTCCCTGTTGGCCGGAAGCACCCCGACCGTCCGGATTCTGTACAACCGCGACAACCCCAACCGTGCACGGGCCTTCACCCTCATCCGTGATTCAGCCGGTCTTGCAGGCTTCCAGGTTGTCGACGGAGGGCTCGGCAACGCCGAGTGGGCCAGGGCGCTGGGTGGCGGGGGCCACGATGCAGCAATCCTCGGCTGGATCAGTACCGGAGTGGGGGTCAGCCGCGTTCCGCAGATTTTCCGGACCGCTGCCGGCAGCAACTTCAACGGATTCTCCGACGGCGATGCGGACAAGGCGATGGACCAGTTGGCCATCACTACTGACCTGGCCAAGCAGGATGACCTGATGGCGGAGATTGACAAGCAGGTGTGGGAGAGCGCGTATGGGCTTCCCCTTTACCAGACCACGGGAACCACGGCGTTCAACAGCCGGATCGCTGGTGTGAAGTCCAGCCCTGGCCCCTTGGGCGTCTGGTGGAGTGTTTGGGACTGGCACGCTCTTTAG
- a CDS encoding peptide ABC transporter substrate-binding protein → MRFTRTSKALGIVAIAALALTGCGAGGGTDDGGTQAGGDPNKVITAYSNEPQNPLLPANTNEVYGGRVVELLFEGLRAYDADGKPVNALAESIETTDSQNWTIKVKQGQKFTNGEEITAKTFVDSWNFAANSKNLQNNGFFFESIAGYQDVSAVTTEKSADGKTTSTPAPTAETMSGLVAKDDSTITVELAQPEADWSLRLGYSAFFPIPSAAIADPKAFGENPVGNGPYKMEKEGAWVHDQSISLVKNPDYSGPREAQNGGVTFKFYTDPGPAYTDLQSDNLDVTDVLPSNALKTYVTDFPDRNATKPVATNSTLNIPGYNPNFQGEAGKLRRQALSYAINREEICKVIFSGTRTPAKAYAPPVIDGFKEGLKGSETLKFDAAKAKDLWAQAEKIQPYDSSKPLLIASNTDGGNKEWIDAVANGFKNNLGIQAEIQPFAKFAEVLDLRKSQSLPGLTRAGWQGDYPSLYNFLGPVWATNASSNYEKYSNPEFDKLLKEGLAAKTTEDANAKFNAAQEILFEDLPGLALWDQAKPIVWSNNVVKAETGWNGGIRYFDITAK, encoded by the coding sequence ATGCGTTTCACGCGCACTTCCAAAGCACTGGGCATAGTGGCTATCGCCGCGCTTGCCCTCACCGGGTGCGGCGCTGGAGGCGGCACCGATGACGGTGGCACCCAGGCCGGCGGCGACCCGAACAAGGTCATCACCGCGTACAGCAACGAACCACAGAATCCGTTGCTCCCGGCAAACACTAACGAAGTGTATGGCGGCCGTGTTGTCGAGTTGCTGTTCGAAGGTCTTCGGGCCTACGACGCCGACGGCAAGCCGGTCAATGCCCTCGCCGAGTCGATCGAAACGACGGATTCCCAGAACTGGACCATTAAGGTCAAGCAGGGCCAGAAGTTCACGAACGGCGAAGAGATCACGGCCAAGACTTTCGTTGACTCCTGGAACTTCGCTGCGAACTCCAAGAACCTGCAGAACAACGGCTTCTTCTTCGAGTCCATCGCGGGCTACCAGGATGTCTCTGCCGTCACCACCGAGAAGTCTGCCGATGGCAAGACGACTTCAACTCCTGCCCCTACCGCGGAAACCATGTCCGGTCTTGTGGCCAAGGACGACTCCACGATCACCGTTGAGCTGGCCCAGCCGGAGGCTGACTGGTCCCTGCGCCTCGGCTATTCCGCGTTCTTCCCGATCCCCTCTGCAGCGATTGCAGATCCGAAGGCCTTCGGTGAGAACCCGGTCGGCAACGGCCCGTACAAGATGGAAAAAGAGGGCGCCTGGGTTCATGACCAGTCGATCTCGCTGGTCAAGAACCCTGATTACAGCGGACCCCGCGAAGCCCAAAACGGCGGCGTGACCTTCAAGTTCTACACCGACCCGGGCCCCGCCTACACGGACCTGCAGTCCGACAACCTTGACGTCACCGATGTCCTGCCGTCGAACGCACTGAAGACCTATGTCACGGATTTCCCGGACCGGAACGCCACCAAGCCCGTTGCCACCAACTCCACCCTGAACATCCCGGGTTACAACCCGAACTTCCAGGGTGAAGCAGGCAAGCTCCGCCGCCAGGCGCTGTCGTACGCGATCAACCGCGAGGAAATCTGCAAGGTCATCTTCAGCGGAACCCGCACTCCGGCCAAGGCGTACGCCCCACCGGTGATTGATGGCTTCAAGGAAGGCCTCAAGGGTAGCGAAACCTTGAAGTTTGATGCCGCTAAGGCCAAGGACCTCTGGGCACAGGCTGAAAAGATCCAGCCGTACGATTCGTCCAAGCCGCTCCTCATTGCCTCCAATACAGATGGCGGCAACAAGGAATGGATTGACGCTGTTGCCAACGGCTTCAAGAACAACCTGGGGATCCAGGCGGAAATCCAGCCCTTCGCCAAGTTCGCGGAAGTCCTGGACCTGCGCAAGTCCCAGTCCCTCCCGGGCCTGACCCGCGCCGGCTGGCAGGGCGACTACCCGTCCCTGTACAACTTCCTCGGGCCTGTCTGGGCAACGAATGCATCCTCCAACTACGAGAAGTACTCGAACCCTGAGTTCGACAAGCTCCTTAAGGAGGGCCTGGCAGCCAAGACCACCGAAGATGCAAACGCGAAGTTCAACGCGGCACAGGAGATCCTTTTCGAGGACCTCCCCGGCTTGGCCCTCTGGGATCAGGCAAAGCCGATTGTGTGGAGCAACAACGTTGTGAAGGCCGAAACCGGCTGGAATGGCGGCATCCGCTACTTCGACATCACGGCCAAGTAG
- a CDS encoding LLM class flavin-dependent oxidoreductase yields MTSDSSNSSQRELHLNAFLMSTGHHEASWRLPESDPQSSTNVEHYQQLARTAERGKLDSIFFADSPVLFGEVGRRPAGKLEPTVLLTAIAGATERIGLIATASTTYNEPFNLARRFSSVDWVSGGRAGWNVVTTAGPDAARNFGVDDQPAHAVRYERAAEFIEVAQKLWDSWDDDAVLADKADGVWADSARIRTVDHEGKHFKVRGPLNVPRSPQGHPLIVQAGSSEDGKDLAARYADAVFTAHQTLADAQDFYRDLKARTAAVGRDPETIKILPGIVPVIGATEEEAQALERELDRLIKPEYARIQLAKTLRVAPEDLPLDRQLPDNLPSEDEIEGAKSRYTLIVQLARREKLTVRELIGRLGGGRGHRTFTGTPVQVADAIQEWFDGGAADGFNIMPPVLPSGLEAFVDQVVPILQDRGLFRTEYTGRTLREHYGLERPGNRYAGSGTAELASIGSAF; encoded by the coding sequence ATGACTTCCGACTCGTCCAATTCCAGCCAGCGCGAGCTCCACCTCAACGCCTTCCTGATGAGCACGGGCCACCACGAGGCCTCCTGGCGCCTGCCTGAAAGCGATCCGCAGTCAAGCACCAACGTGGAGCACTACCAGCAGCTGGCCCGTACGGCCGAACGCGGCAAGCTGGACTCCATCTTTTTCGCCGACTCCCCCGTGCTGTTCGGTGAGGTGGGCCGCCGCCCCGCAGGCAAGCTGGAACCCACCGTTCTCCTCACCGCCATTGCCGGCGCCACGGAACGCATCGGACTGATCGCCACAGCCTCCACCACCTACAACGAACCGTTCAACCTTGCCCGCCGCTTCTCATCGGTGGACTGGGTCAGCGGCGGACGCGCGGGCTGGAACGTGGTCACCACCGCCGGTCCCGACGCCGCCCGCAACTTCGGTGTGGACGACCAGCCGGCCCACGCGGTCCGGTATGAGCGCGCTGCCGAGTTCATCGAGGTGGCCCAGAAGCTGTGGGACAGCTGGGACGACGACGCCGTGCTTGCCGACAAGGCCGACGGCGTCTGGGCAGATTCCGCGCGGATCCGCACCGTAGACCATGAAGGCAAGCACTTCAAGGTCCGCGGGCCGCTTAACGTCCCCCGTTCACCTCAGGGCCACCCGCTGATCGTGCAGGCCGGCTCCTCCGAGGACGGCAAGGACCTCGCGGCCCGGTACGCGGACGCCGTCTTCACCGCCCACCAGACCCTCGCCGACGCGCAGGACTTCTACCGGGACCTCAAAGCCCGGACCGCCGCCGTCGGCCGTGATCCGGAGACCATCAAGATCCTGCCGGGCATCGTTCCCGTCATCGGCGCCACGGAGGAGGAGGCCCAGGCGCTGGAACGTGAACTGGACCGGCTGATCAAGCCGGAGTACGCCCGGATCCAGCTCGCCAAGACGCTGCGCGTTGCGCCGGAGGACCTGCCGCTGGACCGCCAGCTGCCGGACAACCTGCCCAGCGAGGACGAGATCGAGGGCGCCAAAAGCCGCTACACGCTGATCGTGCAGCTGGCCCGCCGCGAGAAGCTCACGGTCCGCGAACTGATCGGACGGCTGGGCGGCGGCCGCGGGCACCGCACGTTTACCGGCACGCCCGTGCAGGTGGCCGATGCCATCCAGGAATGGTTCGATGGCGGGGCGGCGGACGGCTTCAACATCATGCCGCCGGTGCTGCCCTCGGGCCTGGAGGCCTTCGTGGACCAGGTGGTGCCCATCCTGCAGGACCGTGGCCTGTTCCGCACCGAATACACCGGGCGCACGCTGCGTGAGCACTACGGCCTGGAGCGCCCCGGGAACCGTTACGCCGGATCCGGCACGGCGGAACTGGCTTCCATCGGATCGGCGTTCTAG
- a CDS encoding LLM class flavin-dependent oxidoreductase, whose product MGRQLKLNLFIYPGGHHEAAWRHPQSQPERLLDIRFYQELAQRAEQSKFDAVFFADGPALESNVQYASRFRLEPFTWLSAIAVATERVGLIGTASTTYLEPYNAARLFASLDHLSGGRAGWNIVTTGAERAARNFGLDEHPPHAERYSRADEFVRVVGKLWDSWEDGAVVSDAGTGVFADTSRIHPIGHEGEHFRVEGPLNTPRSPQGRPVYVQAGSSADGRAFAALHAEAVFTAHQTLQSAQGFYADIKARASAAGRDPDKFLVLPGISPYLGSTETEARTLRQELDELTQPEYGLGILRKLLGVDLDGLRLDDTFPDELLASAGRQGSRTQLLLDVIRRERLSVRQTLHRFAGARGHYAVAGTPVQVADEIQRWFEDGAADGFNIMPPWLPGGFEAFADEVVPILQSRGLFRTEYTGRTLREHFGLDRPESQYRPENQHNEELLGASA is encoded by the coding sequence GTGGGCCGGCAACTGAAACTCAACCTGTTCATCTACCCCGGCGGCCACCACGAGGCCGCGTGGCGGCACCCGCAGTCCCAGCCGGAACGGCTCCTGGACATCCGCTTCTACCAGGAACTGGCCCAACGGGCAGAACAGTCCAAGTTCGATGCGGTGTTCTTCGCGGACGGGCCGGCCCTGGAAAGCAACGTGCAGTACGCCAGCAGGTTCCGGCTGGAGCCCTTCACCTGGCTGTCCGCGATTGCCGTGGCCACGGAACGGGTCGGCCTCATCGGCACCGCCAGCACCACGTACCTGGAGCCATACAACGCGGCCCGCCTGTTCGCGTCGCTGGACCACCTCAGCGGTGGCCGCGCAGGCTGGAACATCGTGACCACCGGCGCTGAACGGGCCGCCCGGAACTTCGGGCTGGACGAGCACCCACCCCACGCCGAGCGCTACTCCCGGGCGGACGAGTTCGTCCGCGTCGTGGGCAAGCTCTGGGACAGCTGGGAGGACGGTGCGGTGGTGTCCGACGCCGGCACGGGGGTTTTCGCCGACACCTCACGGATCCACCCGATCGGGCACGAGGGCGAACACTTCCGGGTGGAAGGGCCACTGAACACGCCGCGGTCCCCGCAGGGCCGGCCGGTCTACGTGCAGGCGGGTTCCTCCGCCGACGGCAGGGCGTTCGCGGCACTACATGCCGAAGCCGTCTTCACGGCACACCAGACGCTGCAGAGCGCCCAGGGCTTCTATGCCGACATCAAGGCACGGGCCTCCGCGGCAGGCCGGGATCCGGACAAGTTCCTGGTGCTCCCCGGCATCAGCCCCTACCTGGGCTCCACGGAAACTGAGGCACGTACGCTGCGGCAGGAGCTCGACGAACTCACGCAGCCCGAATACGGGCTCGGCATCCTGCGCAAGCTGCTGGGCGTGGACCTCGACGGACTCCGGCTGGATGACACTTTCCCGGATGAACTGCTGGCCTCCGCCGGCCGTCAGGGCAGCCGGACCCAGTTGCTCCTGGATGTCATCCGCCGGGAACGCCTCAGCGTGCGCCAGACACTGCACCGCTTCGCCGGCGCGCGCGGCCATTACGCCGTGGCCGGAACCCCGGTGCAGGTGGCGGACGAGATCCAGCGCTGGTTCGAGGATGGTGCCGCCGACGGGTTCAACATCATGCCGCCGTGGCTGCCGGGCGGCTTCGAGGCCTTCGCCGATGAGGTGGTCCCCATCCTGCAGTCCCGCGGCCTGTTCCGCACCGAGTACACCGGACGGACCCTGCGCGAGCACTTCGGGCTCGACCGTCCTGAGAGCCAATACCGGCCTGAAAACCAGCATAACGAGGAACTACTAGGAGCATCCGCATGA
- a CDS encoding ABC transporter substrate-binding protein, whose translation MSFAGSSPPRQPSSQAFTRRRALGALLALPALGFLTACAGSATAGNAQPTQATAPLATTVPAGTTITVGDPTVKVALELSGLDKELDFTVEFANISGGPQTTEAFRANALDVGSVADIPPIHATWTGLDVRIIASAYRQDAVNHPLYELGIAPGAGIASLEDLRGKKIAYSPGQAQGALVLRILEKAGLKQEDVKLVELPSTGDTYSTALASNQVDAAPLGGVQIKRYLSKYGSDGGTTIRHGLRDDPSHLYSPAKVLDDPAKAAALAKYVEVWGKAKRWIEDHPKEWLEGYYVKNQGLSREDGQYLIDAAGKADLPLSWAEAIERHQQTIDLLAREQKKPVLVAGDLYDTRYEAIAGTAFAGAAKPGAA comes from the coding sequence ATGTCCTTCGCTGGATCCTCCCCACCCCGGCAGCCCTCCAGCCAGGCGTTCACCCGGCGCCGTGCCCTGGGCGCACTGCTGGCGCTGCCCGCGCTCGGGTTCCTGACTGCCTGCGCCGGAAGCGCCACGGCCGGCAACGCCCAGCCAACCCAGGCAACAGCCCCGCTCGCCACCACGGTCCCCGCCGGGACCACCATCACCGTGGGCGACCCCACCGTGAAAGTAGCGCTGGAGCTGTCCGGGCTGGACAAGGAACTGGACTTCACCGTGGAGTTCGCCAACATCTCCGGCGGCCCGCAGACTACTGAGGCGTTCCGCGCCAACGCCCTGGACGTCGGCTCGGTGGCGGACATCCCGCCGATCCACGCCACCTGGACCGGCCTGGACGTGCGGATCATCGCCAGCGCCTACCGGCAGGACGCCGTGAACCACCCGCTCTACGAACTCGGCATCGCGCCCGGCGCCGGAATCGCGTCCCTGGAGGACCTCCGCGGCAAGAAGATCGCCTACAGCCCGGGCCAGGCCCAGGGCGCCCTGGTGCTGCGGATCCTGGAGAAGGCCGGACTCAAGCAGGAGGACGTCAAGCTGGTGGAACTGCCCAGCACCGGCGACACCTACTCCACGGCTCTGGCCAGCAACCAGGTGGACGCCGCGCCGCTGGGCGGGGTGCAGATCAAGCGCTACCTCTCCAAGTACGGCTCCGACGGCGGCACCACCATCCGCCACGGACTGCGCGACGATCCCAGCCACCTGTACTCCCCCGCCAAGGTCCTGGACGACCCCGCCAAGGCTGCGGCCCTGGCCAAGTACGTCGAAGTGTGGGGCAAAGCCAAGCGCTGGATCGAGGACCATCCGAAGGAATGGCTCGAAGGCTACTACGTCAAGAACCAGGGCCTCTCCCGCGAGGACGGCCAGTACCTGATCGACGCCGCGGGCAAGGCGGACCTCCCACTGTCCTGGGCGGAAGCCATCGAACGGCACCAGCAGACCATCGACCTGCTGGCCAGGGAACAGAAAAAGCCTGTCCTGGTGGCCGGTGACCTCTACGACACCCGCTACGAAGCCATCGCCGGCACGGCCTTCGCCGGCGCTGCAAAGCCAGGTGCCGCATGA
- a CDS encoding ABC transporter permease: MVRFILRRLLQVIPVFLGTTLLVYYMVFALPGDPIAALFGDRQPPQAVIDTLRSQYHLDEPFWVQYGLFLKNLFTFNLGNDFTGQPIAASLARIFPVTAMLAVEALVIEAVFGIAFGVFAGLRRGKWFDSTVLVASLVVIAVPTFVLGFVFQLVFGVQLGWAKPTVGANADWGNLLLPATVLGLVSFAYVLRLTRASVSESMNADYVRTATAKGLSRPRVVMTHILRNSLIPVVTFLGADLGGLMGGAIVTEGIFNVPGVGNKLYQATLRSEGPTVVAIVSVLVLVFVVANLLVDLLYAWLDPRIRYDQ, encoded by the coding sequence GTGGTCCGCTTTATTCTGCGCCGACTCCTTCAAGTGATCCCCGTCTTCCTTGGCACCACGCTCTTGGTCTATTACATGGTGTTCGCCCTTCCCGGCGATCCCATTGCGGCGCTCTTTGGCGACCGCCAGCCCCCGCAGGCAGTCATCGACACCCTGCGCAGCCAGTACCACCTCGATGAACCCTTCTGGGTCCAGTACGGACTCTTTCTGAAGAACCTTTTCACCTTTAACCTGGGCAACGACTTCACGGGCCAACCCATCGCCGCCTCTTTGGCCCGGATCTTTCCCGTGACGGCAATGCTCGCTGTTGAAGCGCTCGTTATTGAGGCAGTTTTTGGAATAGCTTTCGGCGTCTTCGCCGGCCTTCGCCGTGGCAAGTGGTTTGACTCCACCGTTCTGGTGGCGTCCCTGGTGGTCATCGCGGTGCCTACCTTTGTCCTTGGCTTCGTTTTCCAACTGGTTTTCGGCGTCCAGCTAGGGTGGGCAAAACCCACGGTTGGGGCCAATGCTGACTGGGGCAACCTGCTGCTGCCAGCCACGGTGCTGGGTCTGGTCTCCTTTGCGTATGTGCTCCGGCTGACCCGTGCCTCCGTTAGCGAGAGCATGAATGCTGACTATGTGCGCACCGCCACCGCCAAGGGCCTTTCCCGGCCACGGGTTGTCATGACGCACATCCTGCGAAACTCGCTCATCCCGGTGGTGACGTTCCTGGGTGCAGACCTGGGTGGCCTGATGGGCGGCGCCATTGTCACGGAAGGCATCTTTAACGTTCCTGGCGTTGGGAACAAGCTTTACCAGGCAACCTTGCGAAGCGAGGGCCCAACCGTTGTTGCCATCGTCAGCGTGCTGGTGTTGGTCTTTGTGGTGGCCAACCTGCTCGTTGATCTCCTGTACGCCTGGCTGGACCCGAGGATTCGCTATGACCAGTAA